From the genome of Adlercreutzia equolifaciens DSM 19450:
TCTGGGGGTCACGGCCGGCAATCTGTTCGATCTCATGTTCCCGCCGTTTTTCTCCTAAGAGACGGCGCCGCCCATGTCCTACAAAGTCCGCATCGACAGCTTCGAGGGTCCCTTCGACCTGCTGCTTTACCTCGTGAGCCGCCAGAAGGTGGATATCGGCGCCATCTCCATCACCGAGATCGCCGACCAGTACCTCGCCGAGGTGTCGCGCATGGAGACCCTCGATCTGGACGTGGCGAGCGACTTTTTGCTGGTGGCCTCTACGCTGCTCGAGATCAAGGCCCAAAGCCTCATCCCGCGCGAGCGCGACGAGCTTGACGACGACTTGGCGGAGCTCGCGCCTTCCGAGGCCCGCGATATGCTGGTCGAGCGCCTCATGGAATACAAGAAGTTCAAGAATGCCGCCGCGGTGCTCCACAACCGCTTCATCGCCGAGGGTCGCATGCACACGCGCCCCTTCGGCCCTGATGCCGACTTCCTCGGCCTCATGCCCGACTTCCTGGAAGGGGTGTCGCTGGACGCGCTGGCCTATCAGGCGGCCGCGGCCCTTGCGCGCCGCGAGGTGTTCCTGCTGGAAAGCGAGCACATTGCCGCCAAGCCCATTCCCGTGGAGGTGCACGTGCGCGCCATCCATCAGCGCATTCGCACGGCCAAGCACCTGCGTTTCTCGCAGCTTGTGGGCCCGGGCACCCCCAAGGATGTGGCGGTAGTGACGTTTCTGGCCATCCTCGAGCTGTACAAGCGCGTCATGGTGAGGCTCGAGCAGGACGAGCTGTTCGGCGATATCGCGATCGACTACATCGAGGGTTCGGGCGATTTGCGTTTGGAAGGCGACGACGCCCTCACGTCGGTGGGGGAGGAGTAGAGGCACATGTTTCAAGGATTGCAGGAAGACCAGCTGGCGGGCGCCCTGGAGGCGATGCTCTTCGTGACCGACGAGCCCGTGGGTACCATCGCGCTTGCCGAGATGCTCGAGTGCGAGGTGGGCGCGGTGGAGGCGGCGCTCGTGCGGCTGCGGGATGATCTGGAGGCCCGCGGCTCCGGCATCCAGCTGCGCGAAGTGGCCGGCGGCTGGCGTTTGTTCACGCATCCGGCCTACCACGAGCTCATCGAGAAGTACGTGCTGTCCTGGGATACGCGCAAGCTTTCCGCGGCGGCCATGGAGACGCTGGCCATCGTGGCCTATACCCAGCCGGTGACCCGTGCCGGGGTGGCCTCGGTGCGCGGCGTGAACTCCGACAGCTCCATCAACTCGCTGGTGGAGAAGGGGCTCGTGCGCGAGGTGGGTACAGAAGACGCGCCGGGCAACCCGGTGCTCTACGGCACGACTCGGGGCTTTCTGGAGAAGTTCGGTCTGCGCAGCCCTGCCGACCTGCCCGATTTGGCCGATTTCGCGCCCGATGCGGAGACGCGTCGGCTCATCACGGAGCGGTTGTCGGCCACGCGCAAGGACGCGGTTGTCTCCAACGAGCAGGCCCGCACCATGGCCCGCGCGCTCATGGGCGAGGACTTCGAGGCCGACGACGGCGAGGCCATGCTATCTGACGAGGAGCTGGCCCAGGGCACGGATGCGGCGGCCGAGGTGCTCGCGGACGCCCTGGAGGAGGAGCGCGGGGAGGAAGCGGCAGCGATAGCAGCTGGTCGAGCGAAGATCGAGGACGACGAGGCTGCCGAGGCTGCTGGGGGTGGCGCGGATACTGGAGCTGCCCGCATCGCCGTGCCCGGCGCTGCCGCCGACGCGCTCGGCACCGCAGACGCCGACGCCATGTTCGCTCGCGCCATCGCATCCACGCTAGGCGTCGTCGACAAGATCGACTTCGACTCCCTCGTCTTCGAGACCGACGACGAGTAGGTCCCCCGCCATGGCCGAAATGAGGTTGCAGAAGTTTCTGGCTCGGGCCGGGGTGGCCTCGCGGCGCCATGCC
Proteins encoded in this window:
- a CDS encoding segregation and condensation protein A, with translation MSYKVRIDSFEGPFDLLLYLVSRQKVDIGAISITEIADQYLAEVSRMETLDLDVASDFLLVASTLLEIKAQSLIPRERDELDDDLAELAPSEARDMLVERLMEYKKFKNAAAVLHNRFIAEGRMHTRPFGPDADFLGLMPDFLEGVSLDALAYQAAAALARREVFLLESEHIAAKPIPVEVHVRAIHQRIRTAKHLRFSQLVGPGTPKDVAVVTFLAILELYKRVMVRLEQDELFGDIAIDYIEGSGDLRLEGDDALTSVGEE
- the scpB gene encoding SMC-Scp complex subunit ScpB codes for the protein MFQGLQEDQLAGALEAMLFVTDEPVGTIALAEMLECEVGAVEAALVRLRDDLEARGSGIQLREVAGGWRLFTHPAYHELIEKYVLSWDTRKLSAAAMETLAIVAYTQPVTRAGVASVRGVNSDSSINSLVEKGLVREVGTEDAPGNPVLYGTTRGFLEKFGLRSPADLPDLADFAPDAETRRLITERLSATRKDAVVSNEQARTMARALMGEDFEADDGEAMLSDEELAQGTDAAAEVLADALEEERGEEAAAIAAGRAKIEDDEAAEAAGGGADTGAARIAVPGAAADALGTADADAMFARAIASTLGVVDKIDFDSLVFETDDE